From the genome of Rhizobium binae, one region includes:
- a CDS encoding ABC transporter substrate-binding protein → MTRIKSIGAAVAAVLLSSIAAHAGDVRIMWYSDGGEGEVIKDLLSRFSKANPDVNVILDEVSYDVVKEQLPVQLEAGKGPDIARVTNLKAQSQHWLDLRPLLADAKYWDENFGAQADWMRPDGSNAITGFMTQLTLTGGFVNKTLFEQAGVEIPGPKATWDDWAAAARKVADSQKVFAMAIDRSGHRVSGPNISYGANYIAADGKPAPIDQGAKEFLSRFVKWNEDGTVNKDVWVSAAGSTYRAAADDFINGGLAYYYSGSWQVSGFAQKIGDSFDWVMAGSPCGTVACSGMQGGAGLVAVKYTKNPKDVAKVMDYLASADVQKEFAERSLFIPAHKGVAAGQVDFKTDNPHVKAALKAFVESAAQTAPAAMKLPGWKWSDAYYSAIVARISQVIAGEMKLDDAYARIDEDIKAKVGGN, encoded by the coding sequence ATGACCAGAATAAAATCGATCGGCGCGGCCGTTGCTGCGGTTCTCTTGAGTTCCATCGCCGCCCATGCCGGCGACGTGCGCATCATGTGGTATTCCGACGGCGGCGAAGGCGAGGTGATCAAGGACCTGCTGTCGCGCTTCTCCAAGGCCAATCCCGATGTCAACGTCATTCTCGACGAGGTTTCCTATGATGTCGTCAAGGAACAGCTGCCGGTGCAGTTGGAAGCCGGGAAGGGACCGGATATCGCCCGCGTCACCAATCTGAAGGCGCAGTCGCAGCACTGGCTCGATCTCCGCCCGCTCCTCGCCGATGCGAAATATTGGGACGAGAATTTCGGCGCCCAGGCTGACTGGATGCGCCCCGACGGTTCGAACGCCATCACCGGCTTCATGACGCAGCTGACGCTCACCGGCGGCTTCGTCAACAAGACGCTGTTCGAGCAGGCCGGCGTCGAAATTCCCGGCCCGAAGGCAACCTGGGACGACTGGGCGGCGGCGGCCAGGAAGGTTGCCGACAGCCAGAAGGTCTTCGCCATGGCGATCGACCGCTCCGGTCACCGCGTCTCCGGCCCCAATATCTCCTATGGCGCCAACTATATCGCCGCTGACGGCAAGCCGGCGCCCATCGATCAGGGCGCGAAGGAATTCCTCAGCCGCTTCGTCAAATGGAATGAGGACGGCACCGTCAACAAGGACGTCTGGGTCAGTGCTGCCGGCAGCACCTATCGCGCGGCGGCCGACGACTTCATCAATGGCGGTCTCGCCTATTATTATTCCGGCAGCTGGCAGGTTTCGGGCTTCGCCCAAAAGATCGGCGACAGTTTCGACTGGGTCATGGCTGGAAGCCCCTGCGGCACCGTGGCCTGCAGCGGCATGCAGGGCGGCGCCGGTCTCGTCGCGGTCAAATACACCAAGAACCCGAAGGACGTCGCCAAGGTGATGGACTATCTCGCAAGCGCCGACGTGCAGAAGGAATTTGCCGAGCGTAGCCTGTTCATCCCGGCACATAAGGGCGTGGCTGCCGGCCAGGTGGATTTCAAGACCGATAATCCGCATGTGAAGGCGGCACTGAAGGCCTTCGTTGAATCGGCCGCCCAGACCGCCCCTGCTGCGATGAAGTTGCCGGGCTGGAAGTGGTCCGACGCCTATTATAGCGCCATCGTCGCCCGCATCAGCCAGGTGATCGCCGGCGAGATGAAGCTCGATGACGCCTATGCCCGCATCGACGAGGACATCAAGGCCAAGGTTGGCGGCAACTGA
- a CDS encoding mannonate dehydratase → MYLGTQVAARDDDDYRIFAQLGVKHISADPPGKPSSWTLADIERHRDKVESFGLILDMIQLPLPSQPIEKASYPDILLAGPDRDRQIDAVCQMIENVAKAGIPAVKYNLNLIGIPRTPDEPGRGGSMNASFRWDKTDQQAAPGLAGVLSEDENWERIDYFLERVVPVAESNRVRLACHPHDPYTPPGYRGVTRVLGTVEGLKKFVLMRENPYHGLNFCQGSIGEMLENPGEEIDDVIRWFGQRDKIFNVHFRNIRGGKLSFVETFPDEGDMDMVRSARIYKEVGFKYMLMPDHVPTVSGRDPSATAFAFCYGYIAALLQVLESA, encoded by the coding sequence ATGTATCTGGGAACACAGGTGGCGGCGCGCGACGATGACGATTATCGGATCTTCGCGCAATTGGGCGTCAAGCATATCAGCGCTGACCCGCCGGGCAAGCCGAGCAGCTGGACGCTTGCCGACATCGAGCGCCATCGCGACAAGGTCGAAAGCTTCGGCCTGATCCTCGACATGATCCAGCTGCCTCTGCCCTCGCAGCCGATCGAGAAGGCGTCCTATCCCGATATTCTGCTCGCCGGCCCCGATCGCGACCGGCAGATCGACGCCGTCTGCCAGATGATCGAGAATGTCGCGAAGGCCGGCATTCCGGCGGTCAAGTATAATCTCAATCTGATCGGTATTCCCCGCACGCCGGATGAACCGGGACGCGGCGGCTCGATGAACGCCAGCTTCCGCTGGGACAAGACGGATCAGCAGGCCGCACCCGGTCTTGCCGGCGTCTTGTCCGAAGATGAGAACTGGGAACGCATCGATTATTTCCTCGAACGTGTCGTGCCGGTCGCCGAAAGCAATCGCGTCCGACTCGCCTGCCATCCGCACGATCCCTATACGCCGCCCGGCTATCGTGGCGTCACGCGGGTGCTCGGCACGGTAGAAGGCCTGAAGAAGTTCGTGCTGATGCGTGAAAATCCCTATCACGGCCTCAATTTCTGCCAGGGATCGATCGGCGAGATGCTCGAAAACCCCGGCGAGGAGATCGACGACGTCATTCGCTGGTTTGGTCAGCGCGACAAGATCTTCAACGTCCACTTCCGCAATATTCGCGGCGGCAAGCTTTCCTTCGTGGAAACCTTCCCCGACGAAGGCGACATGGACATGGTCCGCTCGGCCAGGATCTACAAGGAAGTCGGCTTCAAATACATGCTGATGCCCGACCATGTGCCGACCGTCAGCGGCCGGGACCCTTCCGCCACCGCATTCGCCTTCTGCTACGGCTATATCGCGGCACTCCTGCAAGTACTCGAGAGCGCCTGA
- a CDS encoding NADPH-dependent FMN reductase codes for MKFLAISGSARRASTNTALLRALQAAAGAAHTVSIYDGVGELPVFSPDLELDPPLAVSALAKAIADADGLILASPEYIRSIPGGLKNAIDWLVSRDEVIGKPVVLAHASHRGDDMLCQLRIVLATLSERFNEELFLRIALMKLSPEEIAERLSAPRHQEDMRGFLDEFARYCGSA; via the coding sequence ATGAAATTCCTGGCCATATCAGGAAGCGCCCGCCGGGCCTCGACGAACACCGCCCTGCTCCGTGCTCTGCAAGCGGCTGCAGGCGCGGCGCATACGGTTTCGATCTATGACGGTGTGGGGGAACTTCCGGTGTTCTCGCCCGATCTGGAGCTGGACCCGCCGCTTGCCGTGTCGGCTCTTGCCAAGGCGATCGCGGATGCGGATGGACTGATCCTGGCAAGCCCTGAATATATCCGATCAATACCGGGCGGATTGAAGAACGCCATCGACTGGCTCGTCTCCCGAGACGAAGTGATCGGCAAACCGGTCGTGCTCGCGCACGCGTCGCACCGCGGCGATGACATGCTGTGCCAGCTTCGCATCGTTCTCGCTACGCTCAGCGAGCGATTCAACGAGGAGCTTTTCCTGCGGATTGCTTTGATGAAGCTTTCCCCGGAAGAGATTGCCGAGCGTCTTTCCGCGCCTCGGCATCAGGAGGACATGCGCGGCTTCCTCGACGAATTTGCACGCTATTGCGGATCGGCCTGA
- a CDS encoding LacI family DNA-binding transcriptional regulator translates to MAPDQKKGRRTRLDDIAARCGVSISTVSRALAGEKGVRPEIRKLVLETASAVSYALPASVAGKKVMLVASGAAMIDYVRNQFTLYVLEGLNARAAALGIEMAMRPVADKADEARVIAEMRDDPSFGGMLILTVDEEEMLAAAAGLGKPVVLVNTDDPYMRLSSVTPCNRSAAFIAAERLIKAGHRQILFMLRPGRRTIERRLEGWRDALLYHGLKADAELVLEVDDWLPELGAEAITRLVRDQGLTFTAVLTAGDSLANGAVRGLQAMGYAVPQDISVMGIDDLPQSAFLNPPLSTVHIPMRELGATALDLLRDMMLGLAVPRRRVELACHLVERGSVATVNPSKAAAPV, encoded by the coding sequence ATGGCCCCGGATCAAAAGAAAGGCAGGCGCACGCGCCTCGACGACATCGCCGCCAGATGCGGCGTGTCGATCAGCACCGTCTCCCGGGCGCTTGCCGGCGAAAAGGGCGTCAGGCCCGAGATCCGCAAGCTGGTGCTGGAAACGGCGAGCGCGGTCAGCTACGCGCTGCCGGCAAGTGTCGCCGGCAAGAAGGTCATGCTTGTCGCCTCCGGCGCGGCGATGATCGACTATGTCCGCAACCAGTTCACCCTCTACGTTCTCGAAGGCCTGAATGCGCGGGCGGCGGCGCTCGGCATCGAGATGGCCATGCGTCCCGTCGCCGACAAGGCGGACGAAGCCCGCGTCATCGCCGAGATGCGCGATGATCCGAGCTTCGGCGGCATGCTGATCCTGACCGTCGACGAGGAGGAGATGCTGGCGGCGGCCGCGGGCCTGGGAAAACCGGTCGTGCTGGTCAATACCGACGACCCCTATATGCGGCTTTCGAGTGTGACGCCCTGCAACCGCTCGGCCGCCTTCATTGCCGCCGAGAGGTTGATCAAGGCCGGGCATCGACAGATCCTTTTCATGCTGCGGCCGGGCCGGCGGACGATCGAGAGACGCCTGGAGGGCTGGCGCGACGCTCTGCTCTATCACGGGCTGAAAGCTGATGCCGAACTTGTGCTCGAGGTCGACGACTGGCTGCCGGAATTGGGCGCCGAGGCGATCACCCGTCTCGTCCGTGATCAGGGCCTCACCTTCACCGCTGTCCTGACGGCGGGCGACAGTCTTGCCAACGGCGCGGTGCGCGGATTGCAGGCCATGGGATATGCCGTGCCGCAGGATATCTCGGTTATGGGCATCGATGATCTGCCGCAATCGGCCTTTCTCAATCCGCCGCTCTCGACCGTGCATATTCCGATGCGCGAACTTGGCGCCACCGCGCTCGATCTGCTGCGCGACATGATGCTCGGCCTTGCCGTGCCGCGCCGGCGCGTCGAGCTCGCCTGCCATCTCGTCGAAAGGGGCAGCGTCGCAACCGTCAATCCTTCGAAAGCCGCCGCGCCCGTTTAG
- a CDS encoding ABC transporter ATP-binding protein — translation MASVSLHDVTKAYGAVDVIHGISLHIEDGEFVALVGPSGCGKSTLLRMIAGLEEITDGEIAIGGNVVNGMTPRERNIAMVFQSYALYPHMTVSENMGFNLKLAGVQKPEIEARIAEAARMLDLAQLLDRKPAQLSGGQRQRVAMGRAIVRNPAVFLFDEPLSNLDAKLRVQMRSEIKTLHQKVKTTSIYVTHDQIEAMTLADRIVVLNQGRVEQEGTPLELYRKPANLFVAEFIGSPAMNMLEGTVDGENGEPAARLGDGTAIRIASDRRVKAGQAVTIGLRPEHLVPGIGNGTPLAGRTMLVEPTGAQTHVVFDLAGQQVTAIVDGEYPARYGAVFEASIASNQVHVFDRGSGVAL, via the coding sequence ATGGCATCCGTTTCACTGCACGATGTAACCAAGGCCTATGGCGCCGTCGACGTCATCCACGGCATTTCGCTTCATATCGAGGATGGGGAGTTCGTCGCCCTTGTCGGGCCGTCCGGCTGCGGGAAGTCGACGCTGCTGCGGATGATCGCCGGCCTCGAGGAGATCACCGACGGCGAGATCGCGATTGGCGGCAATGTCGTCAACGGCATGACCCCGCGCGAGCGCAACATTGCCATGGTCTTCCAGTCCTACGCACTCTATCCGCATATGACGGTTTCCGAAAACATGGGCTTCAACCTGAAACTCGCCGGCGTTCAGAAACCTGAAATCGAGGCCCGCATCGCCGAGGCCGCCCGCATGCTCGATCTCGCCCAGTTGCTCGACCGCAAGCCGGCCCAGCTTTCCGGCGGCCAGCGCCAGCGCGTCGCCATGGGCCGAGCCATCGTGCGCAATCCCGCCGTCTTCCTGTTTGACGAGCCGCTCTCCAACCTCGATGCCAAGCTGCGCGTGCAGATGCGCTCGGAGATTAAGACGCTGCACCAGAAGGTGAAGACGACATCGATCTACGTCACCCACGACCAGATCGAGGCAATGACGCTCGCCGATCGCATCGTCGTGCTCAATCAGGGCAGGGTGGAGCAAGAGGGGACGCCGCTCGAACTCTACAGGAAACCCGCCAATCTCTTCGTCGCCGAATTCATCGGATCGCCGGCGATGAACATGCTCGAAGGCACGGTCGACGGCGAAAATGGTGAACCGGCTGCCCGCCTCGGAGACGGCACGGCAATCCGCATCGCGTCCGACCGCAGGGTCAAGGCCGGCCAGGCCGTCACCATCGGTCTGCGGCCCGAACATCTCGTTCCCGGTATCGGTAATGGCACGCCGCTGGCCGGCCGAACCATGCTGGTCGAACCCACCGGCGCCCAGACCCATGTGGTCTTCGATCTCGCCGGGCAGCAGGTCACGGCAATCGTCGACGGCGAATATCCCGCCCGCTACGGGGCGGTGTTCGAGGCAAGCATCGCCAGCAACCAGGTGCATGTCTTCGACCGCGGCAGCGGGGTGGCGCTGTAG
- a CDS encoding FadR/GntR family transcriptional regulator — translation MTTLGRGRQRLAQQVIDELRAQIEAGKLLVGDQLPTEPQLESTFGVSRTVVREAIADLRAAGFVRPIQGKGVFVADPKVHSSMSLTPVEIKSIPETLELLEFRMATEGEAAAIAAYRRTAEQEAAIREANRRMAQLIESGQQTVEADYAFHMAIAAATNNRFYVDVLRHFGPRAIPRGQFPTLPEANDRDYLQKVHAEHVEILSAIADQDPDRARQAMRAHLMASQRRYRMLAEQQ, via the coding sequence ATGACGACACTCGGCCGTGGGCGGCAAAGACTGGCGCAGCAGGTCATCGATGAGCTGCGAGCGCAAATCGAGGCGGGCAAATTGCTCGTCGGCGACCAGCTGCCGACCGAACCGCAGCTCGAATCGACCTTCGGCGTCAGCCGCACCGTGGTGCGCGAGGCCATCGCGGATCTAAGGGCGGCGGGCTTCGTCCGACCGATCCAGGGCAAAGGCGTTTTCGTCGCGGATCCGAAGGTTCATTCGTCGATGTCATTGACGCCGGTGGAGATCAAAAGCATCCCGGAAACCCTTGAATTGCTGGAGTTTCGCATGGCGACCGAGGGCGAAGCGGCGGCGATTGCCGCCTATCGCCGCACCGCCGAGCAGGAGGCGGCGATCCGCGAGGCCAACCGCAGAATGGCGCAGCTCATCGAGAGCGGCCAGCAAACCGTCGAGGCGGACTATGCCTTTCACATGGCGATCGCCGCCGCCACCAACAACCGGTTCTATGTCGATGTGCTGCGCCATTTCGGCCCCCGCGCCATCCCGCGCGGCCAGTTTCCGACGCTGCCCGAAGCCAATGACCGCGACTACCTGCAAAAGGTCCATGCCGAACATGTGGAGATCCTCTCGGCGATCGCCGATCAGGATCCTGATCGCGCCCGGCAGGCGATGCGCGCCCATCTGATGGCGAGCCAAAGGCGCTATCGGATGCTTGCCGAGCAGCAATAG
- the kdgD gene encoding 5-dehydro-4-deoxyglucarate dehydratase: MMNPIELKKAVGSGLLSFPVTHFDDQLKFDEAKYRRHVEWLAGYDAAALFAAGGTGEFFSLNPSEIPQVVRAAKASAGNTPIISGTGYGTSLAIEIAQAAEKAGADGLLLLPPYLMFAEQAGLIAHVKAVCRSVGIGVIVYNRDNAVLTADSIARLAEECPNLIGFKDGVGEVDKVIEITTLLGDRLVYVGGMPTHEVYAQAYFAAGVTTYSSAVFNFVPALAQRFYGALRTGDQATVDEILKSFFFPFVALRNRKKGYAVSIIKAGLRVLGQNPGPVRPPLTDLTQEELALLDKIVQANGIERTAAE, translated from the coding sequence ATGATGAACCCGATTGAATTGAAGAAGGCCGTCGGCAGTGGTCTGCTCTCGTTTCCGGTGACGCATTTCGACGACCAGCTGAAATTCGACGAGGCGAAGTACCGCCGCCATGTCGAGTGGCTTGCCGGTTATGACGCCGCCGCCTTGTTTGCCGCCGGCGGCACCGGTGAATTCTTCTCGCTCAATCCGAGCGAGATTCCGCAGGTCGTCCGCGCTGCCAAGGCGTCGGCGGGCAATACGCCGATCATATCGGGCACCGGCTACGGCACCTCGCTCGCCATCGAGATCGCACAGGCGGCCGAAAAGGCCGGCGCCGACGGACTGCTGCTGCTGCCGCCCTATCTGATGTTTGCCGAACAGGCCGGCCTGATCGCCCATGTCAAGGCGGTCTGCCGATCGGTCGGCATCGGCGTCATCGTCTACAACCGCGACAACGCCGTGCTGACCGCCGACAGCATCGCGCGACTTGCCGAGGAATGCCCCAACTTGATCGGCTTCAAGGACGGCGTCGGCGAGGTCGACAAGGTCATCGAGATCACCACGCTGCTTGGCGACCGTCTCGTCTATGTCGGCGGCATGCCGACCCACGAGGTCTATGCCCAAGCCTATTTCGCCGCCGGCGTGACCACCTACTCCTCCGCCGTCTTCAACTTCGTCCCCGCCCTCGCCCAGCGCTTTTACGGGGCGCTCCGCACCGGCGACCAGGCGACCGTCGACGAAATCCTGAAGAGCTTCTTCTTTCCCTTCGTCGCCCTGCGCAACCGCAAGAAAGGTTATGCCGTCTCGATCATCAAGGCGGGGCTTCGTGTCCTCGGCCAGAATCCCGGCCCAGTTCGCCCGCCCTTGACAGACCTTACGCAGGAAGAGCTCGCGCTCCTGGACAAGATCGTCCAGGCTAACGGTATCGAACGGACCGCGGCGGAGTAA